Proteins co-encoded in one Pelodiscus sinensis isolate JC-2024 chromosome 9, ASM4963464v1, whole genome shotgun sequence genomic window:
- the PCSK9 gene encoding proprotein convertase subtilisin/kexin type 9, producing the protein MGRHPRALLLLLLLGALALLAPGAAAEDEPDEEAELVLSFPSEEENQTEVGKLLGSAAFYRTNKDMWRLPGQYIVVLKEETHKSQTERTIRRLQAQAAKHGYLTKILHIFQDLFQGFVVKMSSDVLDMALRLPHVDYIEEDSYVFAQSIPWNLDRIVPAQRKSGEYNPPNKGDLVEVYLLDTSIQSNHREIEGRVFVTDFENVPEEDGTRFHRQASKCDSHGTHMAGVVSGRDAGVAKGASVRSLRVLNCQGKGTVSGTLIGLEFIKTTLTAQLYSPLVVLLPFAGGYSRVLNAACRLMVQTGVVMIAAAGNYKEDACLYSPASEPEVITVGATDFQDQPASMGTLGTNFGRCVDVFAPGDDIIGASSDCSTCFTSQSGTSQAAAHVAGLAAMVLNTDSTLTLSELRQRLIHFSTKNVINEAWFPEDQRLVTPNRVAGLPSKLTTEEQLYCRSMWSAQSGPMRSATAIVRCSGNEEMLSCSSYSPNGKRRGERIEVHGGGKQCVAHNAFGGHGVYAIARCCIWPKADCQTHTSSQVADGTLTAGVGCSKENHVLTGCSSHSLAGEFSDSVRPVLGMETGQHRCVGRVDVAVHTSCCHAPSIECKVKEHSPMGFQEKVAVSCGDGWTLTGCNAYSWGPGTLGAYAVDDTCVVTSALGGKGAASIAICCRSRHLEADKHSSNY; encoded by the exons ATGGGCCGCCACCCCcgcgcgctgctgctgctgctgctgctgggcgcgCTGGCTCTGCTGGCCCCCGGCGCCGCTGCGGAGGATGAGCCGGACGAGGAGGCCGAGCTGGTGCTGTCCTTCCCCTCGGAGGAGGAGAACCAGACGGAGGTCGGGAAGCTGCTGGGCTCGGCCGCTTTCTACAGGACGAACAAG GACATGTGGAGATTACCTGGCCAGTACATAGTGGTGCTGAAGGAGGAAACTCATAAATCCCAGACAGAGAGAACCATCCGCAGGCTGCAAGCTCAGGCAGCGAAGCATGGCTACCTAACCAAAATCCTGCACATCTTCCAGGATCTGTTCCAGGGCTTTGTCGTTAAGATGAGCAGTGATGTGCTGGATATG GCGTTGAGGCTGCCGCACGTGGATTACATCGAAGAGGACTCCTACGTTTTTGCTCAGAGCATTCCCTGGAACCTCGATAGGATTGTCCCAGCACAGCGCAAGTCTGGAGAATATAACCCTCCCA ATAAAGGAGATCTGGTCGAGGTTTACCTACTAGACACCAGCATCCAGAGCAACCACCGGGAGATAGAGGGAAGAGTCTTTGTGACCGACTTTGAGAACGTGCCAGAAGAGGATGGCACACGCTTTCACAGACAG GCCAGCAAGTGTGACAGCCATGGGACCCATATGGCTGGGGTGGTGAGTGGCAGGGACGCTGGCGTGGCGAAGGGAGCCAGTGTGCGCAGCCTTCGCGTGCTGAATTGCCAAGGCAAGGGCACAGTCAGCGGGACCCTGATTG GCCTGGAGTTCATCAAGACGACCCTGACTGCCCAGCTCTACAGCCCCCTAGTGGTGCTGCTCCCCTTTGCCGGAGGCTACAGCCGTGTTCTGAATGCAGCTTGTCGGCTGATGGTGCAGACAGGGGTGGTAATGATAGCTGCAGCTGGCAACTACAAGGAGGATGCCTGCTTGTACTCCCCTGCGTCTGAACCGGAG GTGATCACTGTCGGGGCAACCGATTTCCAGGACCAGCCTGCCTCCATGGGAACCTTAGGAACAAACTTTGGCCGGTGTGTGGATGTCTTTGCCCCCGGTGACGATATCATCGGGGCCTCAAGTGACTGTAGTACTTGCTTCACTTCCCAGAGTGGGACATCCCAGGCTGCTGCACATGTAGCAG GCCTCGCAGCCATGGTTCTGAACACCGACTCCACGCTGACGCTCTCTGAGCTGAGGCAAAGGCTAATTCATTTCTCCACCAAAAATGTGATCAATGAGGCTTGGTTTCCTGAAGACCAGAGGTTGGTCACACCCAACAGAGTGGCAGGACTGCCCAGCAAACTCACCACAG AGGAGCAGCTGTACTGCCGCTCCATGTGGTCTGCCCAGTCCGGGCCGATGCGCTCTGCGACAGCCATCGTGCGCTGCAGCGGGAACGAGGAGATGCTGAGCTGCTCCAGCTACTCCCCGAACGGCAAGCGGCGAGGAGAGCGTATCGAG GTTCATGGAGGCGGGAAGCAGTGTGTGGCCCACAATGCATTTGGTGGCCATGGTGTCTATGCTATAGCGAGGTGTTGCATTTGGCCCAAAGCTGACTGCCAGACTCACACCAGTTCCCAGGTTGCGGATGGTACTTTGACAGCCGGAGTGGGGTGCTCCAAGGAGAACCACGTTTTGACAG GCTGTAGCTCCCATTCTCTTGCTGGAGAGTTTAGTGACAGTGTCAGACCCGTTCTCGGGATGGAGACCGGACAGCACCGATGCGTTGGTAGAGTGGATGTGGCTGTGCATACTTCCTGCTGCCACGCCCCCAGCATTGAATGCAAGGTGAAGGAACACTCACCTATGGGCTTCCAAGAAAAG GTGGCAGTGTCCTGTGGTGATGGCTGGACTCTGACCGGCTGCAATGCGTATTCCTGGGGTCCTGGCACCCTTGGCGCCTACGCTGTGGATGACACTTGCGTGGTAACAAGTGCCCTTGGGGGCAAAGGGGCAGCCTCCATTGCCATCTGCTGCAGAAGCAGACATTTGGAAGCTGACAAGCACAGTTCCAACTACTAA